One genomic segment of Terriglobia bacterium includes these proteins:
- a CDS encoding ankyrin repeat domain-containing protein, whose amino-acid sequence MFDRIADGRTDLVFEYLSEGHPASSTDGNGVSLIKWCAYYGDVSAIRFLLANGESLKSLGDDLGLNAAAFHGHWRLCQFLIENGADVNQALADTGETPLHSALCTAKRTAHDLVVKVLLAHGANPNCATKASVETGGFMRDCRTRAETPLHRAAAFGTEETIQLLLDAGATIDAKDMNGDSPLTWGSWHLRPDSFLRKLCYGNFFIRPERRSMEANLLGAPHD is encoded by the coding sequence ATGTTTGATCGAATTGCGGATGGGCGTACTGACCTGGTGTTTGAGTATCTATCGGAAGGCCACCCGGCCAGCTCCACCGATGGGAATGGAGTGTCTCTCATCAAATGGTGCGCCTATTACGGCGATGTCAGTGCCATACGATTCCTCCTAGCCAACGGCGAATCACTCAAGTCCCTGGGAGACGACCTTGGCCTCAATGCGGCCGCGTTTCACGGGCACTGGCGGCTGTGCCAATTCCTCATCGAAAATGGCGCTGATGTAAATCAGGCCCTGGCGGACACCGGAGAAACCCCGTTGCACTCGGCGCTGTGCACTGCGAAGCGAACGGCACATGATTTGGTTGTCAAAGTTCTGCTCGCCCATGGGGCGAATCCCAATTGCGCAACAAAGGCATCGGTTGAAACAGGGGGATTCATGAGGGACTGCAGGACCAGAGCTGAGACTCCGCTGCATCGGGCCGCCGCCTTCGGCACTGAAGAGACCATCCAGCTGCTTCTGGATGCCGGCGCAACCATCGATGCCAAAGACATGAACGGCGACTCTCCGCTCACTTGGGGGAGTTGGCACCTCCGCCCCGATTCGTTTCTCCGAAAACTTTGCTACGGGAATTTCTTCATCCGCCCCGAACGGCGTTCCATGGAAGCCAATCTGCTTGGGGCGCCGCATGACTGA
- a CDS encoding MmcQ/YjbR family DNA-binding protein → MTTPRGTSRFAKTQEVKKIRQADSKPVTFETVREMALALALDDVEEGTSYRTPEFRVRGGLFAPLREDPDSLVVRMEPEQREELMAAEPDTYYITEHYLNYPWMLGSFLVRFDFHGVRCKQWRKRYICRRREELEHCRWGELYQ, encoded by the coding sequence ATGACAACGCCAAGAGGAACGTCGAGGTTTGCAAAGACTCAAGAGGTGAAGAAGATCCGGCAAGCAGACTCCAAGCCTGTAACCTTTGAGACCGTCCGCGAGATGGCGCTGGCGCTGGCGCTGGACGACGTCGAGGAAGGAACTTCGTACCGCACCCCGGAGTTCCGGGTACGTGGGGGACTGTTCGCACCTCTCCGTGAGGATCCGGACTCGCTCGTCGTTCGCATGGAGCCAGAGCAACGCGAAGAGTTGATGGCGGCCGAACCGGACACGTACTACATTACTGAGCACTACCTCAATTACCCATGGATGCTTGGTAGTTTCTTAGTTCGGTTCGACTTTCACGGCGTTCGATGCAAGCAGTGGCGCAAGAGATATATCTGCCGTAGGCGCGAGGAGCTGGAACATTGCCGATGGGGGGAGCTGTATCAGTAA
- a CDS encoding alpha/beta hydrolase, producing the protein MTLENLRTYGGRPFMVAVIHGGPGAGGEMAPVARRLASKRGVLEPIQTATSLQGQVEELKSTLEHGGDPPLTLIGFSWGAWLSLIVAASYPALIKKLILIGSGPFEENYVSQLQQARLSRFTEEERTEYGLILKMLDDPAAHKREESLERLGKLTSRADEYDPDGRSPRESPSLSGTGDLYQKVWRDAAEMRRSGTLLELAQRIQCPVVAIHGDYDPHPAEGVRKPLLSVLKDFRFVLLKQCGHKPWIERRATEAFYQVLEEELQ; encoded by the coding sequence ATGACCTTGGAGAACCTGAGAACTTATGGAGGGCGGCCCTTTATGGTGGCGGTTATTCACGGGGGGCCGGGTGCCGGCGGAGAGATGGCCCCGGTTGCGCGTCGCCTCGCCTCCAAGAGGGGGGTCTTGGAGCCGATACAAACGGCTACCTCCCTTCAAGGCCAGGTTGAGGAATTGAAGTCGACCTTGGAGCACGGCGGCGACCCGCCCCTTACTTTAATCGGGTTTTCCTGGGGGGCCTGGCTCAGTCTTATCGTAGCGGCTTCCTATCCGGCTTTAATCAAGAAACTGATTCTCATTGGGAGCGGTCCGTTTGAAGAGAACTACGTTTCACAACTTCAACAGGCCCGACTGAGCCGTTTCACTGAAGAAGAGCGGACTGAGTATGGATTGATTCTCAAGATGCTGGACGATCCCGCGGCCCATAAGAGAGAGGAATCATTAGAGCGGCTGGGAAAGCTCACTTCGAGAGCGGACGAGTATGATCCGGATGGAAGAAGTCCCCGTGAATCGCCTTCACTCAGCGGAACGGGCGATCTCTATCAAAAGGTTTGGAGGGATGCCGCGGAAATGAGACGCAGCGGGACCCTCCTGGAGCTTGCGCAACGGATTCAATGTCCGGTGGTAGCCATCCATGGTGACTACGACCCTCATCCCGCTGAGGGAGTCCGAAAGCCCCTGTTGTCTGTCTTGAAGGACTTTCGATTCGTTCTGCTCAAGCAGTGCGGGCACAAACCCTGGATCGAGCGGCGGGCGACGGAAGCGTTCTATCAAGTCCTGGAAGAGGAACTGCAGTGA
- the lysC gene encoding lysine-sensitive aspartokinase 3 produces the protein MGIQRPTILKFGGTSVEDTNAFDRVASIVLAQREALPVVVVSAMGGVTDALLGSVRLAEHGSHGEAVRSLESCFERYLTVAKNLCVPETPEIGLALDDARRTISSQLQQLSQRPRARAMLEDEIVSYGERLSALVLSRVLRQRGLATALVDARRCIVTDDEHGRAVPLWPETDLRTRAEIQPLLDASTVPVLGGFIGASREGLTTTLGRGGSDYTAALVGAALSAREIQIWTDVTGVLTADPRLVKNARTITRLSYAEAAELAYFGAKVLHPKTVHPAVDRGIPLRICNSRAPQKTGTMIGHESEISPRGIKAIAHKAGITTLQISSGRMLGAYGFLRSLFEVFERHRTVVDVVTTSEVSVSLSLDNSSALPAILKDLEQLGTVEVEDHRAIICVVGEGLRSTSGIAGRVFGTLRDINISLISQGASRINLTFVIDEAFVGEAVSRLHKAFFEVDLREMGVDSEAVIHEGVVRTSS, from the coding sequence ATGGGAATTCAGCGACCGACCATTCTGAAGTTTGGCGGAACATCGGTAGAAGACACCAATGCGTTTGATCGGGTGGCATCCATCGTCCTCGCTCAAAGGGAGGCCCTCCCGGTCGTTGTTGTTTCGGCCATGGGTGGCGTTACGGATGCGTTGCTGGGAAGCGTCCGGTTGGCAGAACACGGCTCCCATGGAGAGGCCGTTCGTTCACTGGAGTCCTGTTTTGAGCGGTATTTGACAGTGGCAAAGAACCTGTGTGTCCCTGAAACACCGGAGATTGGACTCGCGCTGGATGATGCCCGCAGAACGATTTCCAGCCAACTACAGCAACTCAGTCAGCGGCCGCGAGCTCGGGCCATGCTCGAAGACGAGATTGTTTCCTACGGCGAGCGTCTCTCTGCCCTGGTCCTGAGCCGGGTGCTTCGGCAGCGCGGACTTGCAACGGCGCTCGTCGATGCGCGTCGATGCATTGTCACCGATGACGAGCATGGCCGCGCTGTGCCTTTGTGGCCCGAGACGGATTTGCGTACTAGGGCCGAAATTCAACCGCTGCTCGATGCTTCAACGGTTCCTGTTCTCGGGGGTTTCATCGGCGCCTCGAGGGAGGGACTGACGACAACCCTCGGGCGGGGCGGGTCGGATTATACGGCGGCCCTGGTGGGGGCCGCCCTCTCCGCAAGAGAGATCCAGATTTGGACTGACGTTACAGGCGTTCTCACGGCGGACCCCCGGTTGGTAAAGAACGCCCGGACGATAACCCGGCTTTCCTATGCGGAAGCGGCCGAGCTTGCCTATTTTGGCGCCAAGGTCCTGCATCCCAAGACGGTGCATCCCGCGGTGGATCGGGGAATTCCTCTTCGCATCTGCAATTCGCGTGCTCCCCAGAAGACGGGAACCATGATCGGGCATGAGAGCGAGATCTCGCCGCGGGGAATTAAGGCCATCGCCCACAAGGCGGGGATTACCACACTCCAAATTTCGTCAGGACGAATGCTCGGAGCTTACGGTTTTCTACGTTCCCTTTTCGAGGTATTTGAACGCCATCGGACTGTTGTCGACGTCGTCACGACTTCGGAAGTGAGCGTTTCACTTTCCTTGGATAATTCCTCCGCGTTGCCGGCCATTCTCAAGGATTTGGAACAGTTGGGGACCGTTGAAGTGGAAGATCACCGGGCCATCATCTGTGTGGTGGGCGAGGGGCTGCGGAGCACATCCGGCATCGCAGGCCGGGTGTTCGGAACGCTCAGGGACATTAATATCTCGCTCATTTCCCAGGGGGCCTCACGGATCAATCTGACCTTCGTTATTGATGAGGCGTTTGTGGGGGAAGCGGTGTCGCGTCTTCACAAGGCCTTCTTCGAGGTGGATCTGAGGGAGATGGGGGTGGACTCCGAAGCGGTGATTCACGAAGGAGTGGTTCGCACCTCATCATGA
- a CDS encoding M20/M25/M40 family metallo-hydrolase, translated as MESLNYRVEIQEVAAGRMNVIATSGNDPRVFFSTHLDTVPPPLTPGEDEDYLYGRGACDAKGILAAQIAAAERLRAEGKTNLGFLFLVDEEVGSLGARAANQHALASSCHYMINGEPTDNKLAIASKGSLRARIRAEGRASHSAYPEQGESAIEKLLDALARLREVQWPRDDFLGETTCNIGVVGGGTRTNVVPSEAYAEVQIRLVAGSELVKELLEQAVDGLARLDVLSIAEPVRLMAVEGFEECVVRFTTDIPHLKNWGVPLLLGPGSILEAHTEHERISKTEIIKAVGLYTKLAHILLGRAHAPEGDELRTETRR; from the coding sequence ATGGAAAGTCTGAATTACCGCGTGGAGATCCAGGAAGTCGCTGCGGGCCGGATGAACGTCATCGCCACCTCGGGAAATGATCCTCGCGTCTTCTTTTCGACGCATCTCGATACGGTGCCTCCGCCGCTTACCCCGGGTGAGGATGAGGATTATCTATACGGTCGCGGAGCTTGTGACGCCAAGGGAATTCTGGCCGCGCAAATAGCTGCTGCCGAGCGGTTGCGTGCGGAGGGGAAGACAAACCTGGGATTTCTGTTTCTCGTGGACGAGGAGGTGGGAAGCCTGGGGGCGCGCGCTGCCAATCAGCACGCTTTGGCATCCTCCTGCCATTACATGATCAATGGAGAGCCTACCGACAACAAGCTGGCCATCGCCTCCAAAGGCTCCCTGCGGGCCAGGATTCGAGCCGAGGGCCGGGCCTCGCATTCGGCTTATCCGGAACAGGGCGAGTCCGCCATTGAAAAACTGCTCGATGCCCTGGCGCGGCTCCGTGAAGTCCAGTGGCCCCGCGATGACTTCCTGGGGGAAACGACCTGCAATATCGGAGTCGTGGGAGGGGGCACACGGACCAACGTGGTACCCTCCGAGGCCTACGCCGAGGTTCAGATTCGTCTGGTGGCAGGTTCCGAACTCGTCAAAGAATTGCTGGAACAGGCAGTGGATGGGTTGGCTCGGCTTGATGTCCTTTCCATCGCGGAACCCGTACGTCTCATGGCAGTTGAGGGCTTTGAGGAGTGTGTCGTCCGCTTCACGACTGATATCCCCCACCTCAAGAACTGGGGAGTACCGCTGTTGTTGGGGCCCGGTTCAATTCTGGAAGCCCACACCGAGCATGAACGCATCTCCAAAACAGAGATCATCAAGGCAGTGGGGCTATACACAAAACTCGCGCACATCCTGCTTGGCCGCGCCCATGCCCCGGAGGGGGATGAGCTGAGAACGGAGACCCGCCGGTGA
- a CDS encoding dihydrodipicolinate reductase, whose translation MRIALLGHGAMGRLVETCARNQGREIGMIFTSKDSVLTLEEMSDRLRGHEVAIDFSVGNAVLKHATACARAGVPLVEGTTGWKAEEAEVRRVVQSLHGGLILGANFSIGINLFYRVVAQAAELFGRVDEYDAFIEEAHHRRKRDAPSGTALRLREIVATRSGRDLAVTSTRAGYIPGTHRVGFDSAPDQILLAHTARSREGFASGALVAAQWVMGRRGVFEFSDVLDEILSEVKRERRDMK comes from the coding sequence GTGAGAATCGCCTTGCTCGGTCATGGGGCGATGGGCCGCCTCGTGGAAACATGCGCCCGCAATCAGGGGCGGGAAATCGGGATGATTTTCACCTCGAAGGATTCGGTTCTGACGCTTGAGGAAATGTCCGATCGCCTTCGGGGGCACGAAGTGGCGATCGATTTTTCGGTGGGCAATGCCGTCCTCAAACATGCGACGGCCTGCGCGCGAGCGGGTGTTCCTCTAGTCGAGGGGACGACCGGCTGGAAAGCGGAAGAGGCCGAAGTACGGCGAGTGGTCCAGTCCCTCCATGGCGGTCTCATTTTGGGGGCTAATTTCTCCATTGGGATAAACCTTTTTTATCGTGTCGTGGCGCAAGCTGCAGAGTTGTTTGGCCGCGTGGACGAATATGATGCCTTCATTGAAGAAGCTCACCACAGACGCAAGCGGGATGCGCCTTCGGGCACGGCGCTCCGTCTCCGTGAGATTGTGGCGACGCGTTCAGGGCGCGACCTTGCCGTGACCAGCACCCGCGCCGGCTATATTCCCGGCACCCACCGGGTGGGGTTTGACTCTGCTCCCGATCAGATCCTGTTGGCGCATACGGCCCGATCTCGGGAGGGATTTGCCTCGGGTGCCCTTGTTGCGGCGCAGTGGGTCATGGGGCGGCGAGGCGTGTTTGAGTTCTCAGACGTTTTGGATGAAATCCTAAGTGAGGTGAAACGTGAAAGGAGGGATATGAAATGA
- the dapA gene encoding 4-hydroxy-tetrahydrodipicolinate synthase, with protein sequence MQIGWLQGCATALVTPFDSAGAVDEKAFRALVERQITQGVRLLVPCGTTGESATMTEEEDARVIGMTVEVARGRAHVIAGTGSNSTSTAIEYSLAARQLGADAILVVAPYYNKPTQEGLYAHFRAIAESVGDLPMVLYNVPGRTSSNIAAATVLRLAREVRNIVAVKEASGNLSQIMEILHHRPSGFRVFSGDDAVTLPLLSLGGDGIISVVSNEVPDLMSRMVDRALAGDWEEARTLHFRLLDLMEVNFIESSPGPVKAALAQMGLIEEKLRLPLVPVQEKSRLKVREVLVELGLVKETSHAVA encoded by the coding sequence ATGCAGATCGGTTGGCTTCAAGGTTGCGCAACGGCCTTGGTGACTCCATTTGATTCGGCAGGGGCTGTTGACGAGAAGGCATTCCGGGCGCTGGTGGAGCGGCAGATCACCCAGGGGGTTCGACTCCTGGTGCCCTGTGGCACGACAGGCGAGAGCGCCACCATGACGGAAGAGGAAGACGCGCGGGTGATCGGTATGACGGTCGAGGTGGCAAGAGGGCGCGCGCACGTGATAGCGGGGACTGGCAGCAACTCCACCTCAACGGCCATCGAATATTCCCTGGCGGCGCGGCAGCTGGGAGCGGATGCCATACTCGTCGTGGCCCCCTATTATAACAAGCCGACACAGGAGGGGCTTTATGCACACTTCCGTGCCATAGCCGAATCAGTGGGCGATCTCCCGATGGTGCTGTACAATGTTCCGGGCCGCACTTCCTCGAACATCGCCGCCGCGACCGTGCTCCGGCTGGCCCGCGAGGTGAGGAATATCGTGGCGGTCAAAGAGGCCTCCGGAAACCTTTCGCAAATCATGGAAATCCTCCACCATCGTCCCTCCGGGTTTCGAGTTTTCTCGGGTGACGATGCCGTGACGCTCCCCTTGCTTTCGCTGGGGGGGGATGGGATCATTTCGGTGGTCTCCAACGAAGTACCCGACTTGATGTCAAGAATGGTGGATCGGGCCCTGGCGGGTGACTGGGAAGAAGCCCGCACGCTTCACTTCCGGTTGCTCGATCTCATGGAGGTGAATTTCATTGAGTCGAGCCCGGGGCCAGTCAAGGCGGCGTTAGCCCAAATGGGACTGATTGAAGAAAAATTACGACTCCCGCTAGTACCCGTGCAGGAAAAATCCCGGCTGAAAGTGCGGGAAGTCCTGGTGGAACTTGGATTGGTGAAGGAAACCTCCCATGCAGTTGCGTGA
- a CDS encoding 2,3,4,5-tetrahydropyridine-2,6-dicarboxylate N-succinyltransferase: MQLRERIELLSASGRNSFTEEDRALFNEFKAALNCGEVRSAVRLPNGVWQVNLWVKLGILLGFRMGMLADMSSGPSLRFFDKDTYPVRATALRDNVRIVPGGSSIRDGAYVAPGVVCMPPMYVNVGAYVDEGTMIDSHALVGSCAQVGKRVHVSAAAQIGGVLEPVGAMPVIIEDDVMVGGGCGIYEGAIVRERAILAAGTILTGSTPLYDLVRNRVYRREQGASLEVPAGAVVVPGARAVQDRPSGASGLSLYAPVIVKYRDEKSDAATQLEEALR; this comes from the coding sequence ATGCAGTTGCGTGAACGCATCGAGCTCCTCTCGGCAAGCGGCCGCAACAGCTTTACAGAAGAAGATCGTGCGCTGTTCAACGAGTTCAAGGCCGCGCTCAATTGCGGCGAAGTCCGCTCGGCAGTGCGTCTGCCCAACGGGGTGTGGCAGGTGAACTTGTGGGTCAAGCTTGGAATCCTCCTCGGCTTTCGGATGGGGATGTTGGCAGACATGTCTTCAGGTCCTAGCTTGCGCTTCTTCGATAAGGATACGTATCCGGTGCGCGCGACGGCATTGCGAGACAATGTGCGCATCGTTCCCGGAGGATCCAGTATCCGGGATGGGGCGTACGTCGCCCCGGGCGTGGTTTGCATGCCCCCGATGTACGTCAATGTCGGGGCGTATGTCGATGAAGGGACCATGATTGACAGCCATGCGCTGGTGGGCTCATGCGCCCAGGTGGGCAAAAGGGTCCACGTCTCCGCCGCCGCCCAGATCGGGGGTGTGCTCGAGCCGGTTGGCGCCATGCCCGTCATCATCGAAGACGATGTGATGGTCGGCGGGGGTTGTGGTATTTACGAGGGGGCGATTGTGCGGGAACGGGCGATTCTCGCGGCAGGCACCATTCTCACGGGTTCAACTCCGCTGTATGACCTTGTCCGCAACCGGGTTTATCGGCGCGAACAGGGGGCCTCGCTTGAAGTCCCCGCTGGGGCGGTTGTCGTCCCGGGCGCCCGAGCCGTCCAGGATCGCCCAAGCGGCGCTTCAGGTTTGTCCCTTTATGCTCCGGTCATCGTCAAGTACCGGGATGAGAAATCGGATGCGGCAACACAACTTGAAGAGGCTTTACGCTAA
- the asd gene encoding aspartate-semialdehyde dehydrogenase — protein MAEDHKYRVGILGATGMVGQWFIRLLESHPQFTVTALAASDRSQGKTYGEACAWRLPGGMPSYARLMVIHPPHPPLDCEIIFSSLPADVAKKSEAAFAEAGYPVISNSSAFRMDPAVPLLIPEVNPDHLGLLELQLQSPGSNGGYLVTNPNCSTIVLTLALAPLQRTFGLEAVAATTLQAISGAGYPGVASLDITDNVLPFIEHEEEKIQRETKKILGVYKGEKVEDAPMPVSAQCHRVNVSDGHTVAVRVKLSRPAKPVEVREAFETFTGVPQSMGLHSAPSHPLIVRDEPDRPQPRLDRDAGRGMSVTIGRIAQDPVLDYRFVALGHNVVRGAAGAAILNGELLIATGWLSKEKRMRNSLADSSR, from the coding sequence ATGGCTGAAGATCACAAGTACCGTGTGGGAATTCTGGGAGCCACTGGGATGGTTGGACAATGGTTCATCCGCTTGTTGGAAAGCCATCCTCAGTTCACAGTCACCGCGCTCGCTGCCTCCGACCGGTCTCAGGGGAAGACCTATGGGGAGGCCTGCGCGTGGAGACTGCCGGGGGGGATGCCCTCCTATGCCCGGTTGATGGTCATTCACCCGCCGCATCCCCCGCTGGATTGTGAGATCATATTTTCAAGTCTACCTGCGGATGTGGCGAAAAAGTCAGAAGCAGCATTTGCCGAAGCCGGCTATCCGGTGATCAGCAACTCCTCGGCCTTCCGGATGGATCCCGCGGTCCCCCTGTTGATCCCGGAGGTCAATCCGGACCATCTGGGATTACTGGAGCTTCAACTCCAGTCGCCCGGATCCAACGGGGGATACCTGGTTACCAATCCGAATTGTTCGACAATCGTGTTGACCCTGGCACTGGCGCCGTTGCAGCGCACCTTTGGCCTTGAAGCCGTCGCGGCGACCACCCTTCAGGCCATTTCGGGAGCCGGTTATCCGGGAGTCGCCTCGTTGGATATCACCGATAACGTGCTGCCGTTCATCGAACACGAGGAAGAAAAGATCCAGCGGGAGACCAAGAAAATCCTGGGTGTTTACAAAGGCGAGAAGGTGGAGGATGCGCCGATGCCGGTAAGTGCTCAGTGTCATCGGGTGAATGTTTCCGACGGCCACACCGTGGCCGTGCGGGTGAAGCTATCTCGACCTGCCAAGCCCGTTGAGGTCCGCGAGGCGTTCGAGACCTTTACCGGTGTTCCTCAGAGCATGGGCCTCCATTCGGCGCCATCCCACCCCTTGATTGTGCGGGATGAGCCCGACCGCCCTCAACCCCGGCTTGACCGCGACGCCGGCAGGGGGATGAGCGTCACTATCGGCCGAATTGCTCAGGATCCGGTTCTGGATTACCGGTTTGTGGCGCTTGGACACAATGTGGTAAGGGGCGCGGCAGGCGCCGCGATCCTGAATGGGGAATTGCTGATTGCAACGGGATGGCTGAGCAAGGAGAAGAGGATGAGGAACTCGCTGGCGGATTCGTCACGATAA
- a CDS encoding S41 family peptidase, with protein MNRKIKALIVLLSCLVVFYAVVGGLIGKETPAEGAYKQLQVFSEVLLRIRNDYVEEPNLKQVSEGALRGVLESLDPYSSYLTPQEVAQMNGGAMRERGDIGVQISKRFGYINVVTTVPNSPADRAGLITSDIIEAINGVSTRDVSMQQARMFFRGPVGATVTLSILRGQRAEPIKVDIIREALPVPPVESRMLEQGTGYLRISDLASGKAQEVKKAVEAMERQGAKKLVLDVRDMASNDLEEAVAVANLFLDHGTIVTVEGQKYPKKTFVAEKSKTATQLPVAVLMNRGSASDAEVIASAILENNRGDVIGERSYGIGSIQKLIPLEDGSAILLSVGKYFTPAGHLIQNDKDLSKSGVLPNVVVKIDEDNLAAQAEPIAESEAAPADKGQSKAGLPPKPRNQPDVILNKALEVLHEESAREKKAA; from the coding sequence ATGAATAGAAAGATAAAAGCGTTAATTGTGTTGCTCTCGTGCCTTGTGGTTTTCTACGCCGTCGTCGGCGGCCTCATCGGGAAGGAAACCCCGGCAGAGGGAGCCTACAAACAACTGCAGGTTTTCAGTGAAGTTCTTCTGCGCATTCGAAATGACTACGTCGAGGAGCCTAACTTGAAACAGGTGTCCGAGGGCGCGCTGCGCGGGGTCCTGGAGTCGTTGGATCCGTACAGCAGCTACCTCACCCCTCAGGAAGTGGCCCAGATGAACGGCGGCGCCATGAGAGAGAGGGGCGACATCGGGGTGCAGATCTCCAAGCGGTTCGGTTACATCAACGTCGTCACCACGGTCCCGAACTCGCCGGCCGACCGGGCAGGTCTCATCACGAGTGACATTATCGAAGCCATCAACGGAGTTTCCACGCGCGACGTGAGCATGCAGCAGGCCCGGATGTTCTTCCGAGGACCGGTGGGCGCGACCGTGACGCTTTCCATTCTCCGCGGCCAGCGGGCTGAGCCCATTAAGGTGGATATCATCAGGGAAGCCCTTCCAGTGCCCCCCGTGGAATCCAGGATGCTTGAGCAGGGCACCGGTTACCTCCGGATCTCCGATTTGGCCTCCGGGAAGGCCCAAGAGGTGAAGAAGGCCGTCGAGGCGATGGAACGGCAGGGGGCCAAGAAGCTCGTGCTTGATGTCCGAGACATGGCCAGCAATGATCTCGAAGAAGCAGTGGCTGTGGCGAACTTGTTCCTCGATCACGGAACCATAGTGACGGTCGAAGGGCAGAAATATCCCAAGAAAACCTTTGTCGCCGAGAAAAGCAAGACGGCGACTCAACTTCCTGTCGCAGTGCTCATGAACCGTGGAAGCGCGTCTGATGCGGAGGTCATTGCGTCTGCCATCCTCGAAAACAACCGCGGTGACGTTATCGGAGAGCGCAGTTATGGCATCGGATCGATCCAAAAGCTGATTCCTCTGGAAGATGGATCGGCCATCCTGCTCTCCGTGGGAAAATACTTTACACCGGCCGGACATTTGATTCAGAACGACAAAGATCTGAGTAAATCCGGGGTGCTTCCCAACGTCGTCGTTAAGATTGATGAAGACAATCTGGCGGCGCAGGCTGAACCGATTGCCGAATCCGAGGCGGCGCCGGCCGATAAAGGACAGTCGAAGGCGGGGTTGCCGCCAAAACCCAGGAACCAGCCGGATGTCATCCTGAATAAGGCGCTTGAAGTGCTTCATGAGGAGTCCGCAAGAGAAAAGAAAGCCGCTTGA
- a CDS encoding divergent polysaccharide deacetylase family protein, which yields MMTNRKRIHLLVILTLLLGSCQQIPRPKENRGALFHAELKQALRGGDLAACKPTVATEPAGTDGGIQEMTHMKIVAPNRIVLQQAGAAVEKIASRYELSYKRWVSPKDGTDFVLYEVSEGKNRVSSILLTLESQTEPRRTATLPPDEIEPSKIDLPKFFQGDYRVSIIIDDLGADLSVAEELVKLPQNLTFSIIPELKYTQKTAELAKSNGKEIMVHLPMEPEAHEGLVIEPKTILSSMSPSEVESIFQEMVANVPFAVGMNNHMGSKATPNRALMAEVLALAKLRGLYFIDSRTTPATQGYAVAREMGVPTNFRSVFLDDKRNVPYTEYQLDVLLKRMLKQGSAIAIGHPYPSTIEALRRKLPEFERRGVKIVFASELVS from the coding sequence ATGATGACCAACCGGAAAAGAATCCATCTTCTTGTCATTCTGACTTTGCTCCTGGGCTCGTGTCAGCAGATTCCGAGGCCGAAGGAGAATCGGGGGGCATTGTTTCATGCCGAATTGAAGCAGGCGTTACGGGGAGGAGACCTGGCGGCCTGTAAGCCGACGGTCGCCACCGAACCCGCAGGGACAGACGGCGGCATTCAAGAGATGACCCATATGAAAATCGTTGCGCCCAACCGGATCGTGCTTCAGCAGGCGGGGGCGGCGGTGGAGAAAATAGCGAGCCGGTATGAGCTGTCCTACAAGCGGTGGGTTTCTCCCAAGGATGGAACGGACTTTGTGCTTTATGAAGTCTCGGAGGGAAAAAACCGGGTTAGTTCCATCCTCCTGACCCTGGAGTCTCAGACCGAGCCGCGAAGGACCGCAACACTGCCCCCCGATGAGATCGAGCCTTCTAAAATTGACCTGCCCAAGTTCTTCCAGGGAGACTACCGGGTCTCGATTATTATTGACGATCTTGGTGCCGATTTGAGTGTGGCTGAGGAATTGGTCAAACTCCCGCAGAATCTGACCTTTTCGATCATTCCTGAACTCAAGTACACACAGAAGACGGCGGAACTGGCCAAATCGAACGGCAAAGAGATCATGGTGCATTTGCCGATGGAACCGGAAGCTCACGAAGGGCTGGTGATCGAACCGAAGACCATTCTGTCATCCATGTCGCCCTCGGAAGTAGAGTCAATCTTTCAGGAAATGGTCGCCAATGTACCCTTCGCTGTCGGGATGAATAACCATATGGGTTCGAAGGCGACTCCCAATCGCGCCTTGATGGCCGAAGTCCTGGCGCTGGCGAAGTTGCGCGGACTCTACTTTATCGACAGTCGCACGACGCCCGCCACCCAGGGCTACGCCGTGGCGCGGGAAATGGGAGTCCCCACTAACTTCCGCTCGGTGTTCCTCGACGACAAGAGAAACGTGCCGTATACCGAGTACCAGCTCGATGTCTTGCTCAAGCGAATGTTGAAGCAGGGCTCGGCCATCGCCATTGGCCACCCGTATCCGAGCACCATTGAAGCTCTGCGCCGGAAACTTCCCGAATTTGAACGCCGCGGAGTGAAGATTGTGTTCGCCTCGGAATTGGTGTCGTGA